A region of Frederiksenia canicola DNA encodes the following proteins:
- a CDS encoding chorismate mutase, with amino-acid sequence MSLDLSEIRQQITQIDRHLLKLLSERHRLAFDVVRSKEQTQKPLRDVEREKQLLQELVRFAEAENYQLDPQYVTQIFQRIIEDSVLTQQTYLQNKLNQIKPQISIAFLGKRGSYSHLAARQFAKHQPEGFFELSCGSFDEVFAKVQQGEADYGVLPLENTTSGSINEVYDLLQHTDLTLVGELAYPIKHCVLGNQPIALTEIDTIYTHSQPAQQCSQFIQSLNKVHVKYCESSSHAMQMVARLNKPNVVALGNEDGGKLYGLAVIASSIANQENNITRFIVVAKNAVQVSPQIQTKTLLLMTTGQQAGALVDALMVFKQHDIQMTKLESRPIYGKPWEEMFYVELQANIHAENTQNALVELEKVTSFVKVLGCYPSEIVEPVKF; translated from the coding sequence TGTTGTCTGAACGCCATCGTCTTGCGTTTGATGTGGTGCGTTCCAAGGAACAGACCCAAAAACCCTTGCGAGATGTTGAACGGGAAAAGCAGTTGCTACAAGAGCTGGTGCGTTTTGCCGAGGCGGAGAATTATCAGCTCGATCCGCAGTATGTCACTCAAATTTTCCAGCGGATTATTGAAGATTCGGTACTAACTCAACAAACCTATCTGCAAAATAAGCTTAATCAAATTAAACCACAAATTTCGATCGCCTTTCTTGGCAAGCGGGGATCGTATTCGCATTTGGCAGCACGTCAATTCGCGAAACATCAGCCTGAGGGCTTTTTTGAACTGAGTTGCGGTTCCTTTGATGAAGTCTTTGCTAAAGTGCAGCAAGGCGAAGCGGATTATGGTGTTCTGCCATTGGAAAATACCACATCAGGTTCGATCAATGAAGTGTACGATCTATTGCAGCATACGGATCTAACTTTGGTGGGCGAACTGGCTTACCCGATCAAACATTGCGTGCTAGGTAATCAGCCGATCGCGTTGACCGAAATTGATACGATCTACACCCATTCTCAACCCGCTCAACAATGTAGCCAATTTATTCAATCATTGAATAAAGTTCACGTTAAATACTGTGAAAGCAGTTCCCACGCCATGCAAATGGTGGCTCGTTTGAATAAGCCGAATGTCGTTGCTCTTGGCAATGAAGACGGTGGCAAATTGTACGGTTTAGCCGTGATCGCAAGCAGTATCGCCAACCAAGAAAATAACATCACTCGCTTTATCGTCGTAGCCAAAAATGCAGTGCAAGTCTCGCCACAAATACAAACTAAAACTTTGCTGTTGATGACGACGGGCCAACAAGCGGGGGCATTGGTTGATGCGTTGATGGTCTTTAAACAGCACGATATTCAGATGACCAAACTGGAGTCTCGCCCAATTTATGGTAAGCCTTGGGAAGAGATGTTCTATGTAGAATTGCAAGCAAATATTCATGCGGAAAATACGCAGAATGCACTGGTTGAGCTTGAGAAAGTAACCAGTTTTGTTAAAGTTCTTGGATGTTATCCAAGTGAAATTGTTGAGCCAGTGAAATTCTAA